GATCAGGGTCAACCTTGAGCTGGAGGGCTTCGAGGTCGTGACCGCGGCCGATGGTGCCGAGTGTCTGGATGTCGTGCATCGCGTCCGCCCCGATGTGGTCACCCTCGATGTCGTGATGCCCCGCCTCGACGGGCTCCGCACCGCCGCCCGGCTGAGAGCCGATCCCCGGACCAGTCATCTGCCCGTCGCGATCATCAGTGCCTGTACGCAGTACGAGGTGGACAGCGGCCTCGCCGCCGGTGTCGACGCCTTTCTCGCGAAGCCCTTCGAGCCGGCCGAGCTGGTCCGTCTCGTACGGCAGTTGATGCATCGGGAGGGCCCGCCGTCCGTCGACGGCAGGCATGGTGCCGGGCGGGCGGGAAGCGCACGGGGCTGACCGCATCGCGAAACCGGTTCGCGAAGGGCCCCCCTCCCTCCCATACGCTTGTCCCGTGACCCCCGCCGAGCTCTCCCGAACCGTGCTGCACGCCGTGTGCCGCGCGGTGGAGGACGGTGTGCTGCGGGTGCCCGTGCCCGTGCCCGAGAGCGTCAGGGTTGAGCGGCCGCGGCCCGGGGGGTCCGGGGACTACGCCACCAATGTCGCGCTGCGTCTGGCGGGGCCGGCCGGGCGGCAGCCCCGCGAGGTGGCCGAGATTCTGCGGTCCCGGGTGGCCGGCACGCGCGGGATCGAGCGGGTCGAGATCACCGGACCCGGGTTTCTGAACTTCACCCTCGGCGAGGGTGCTCAGCAGGCGCTCGTACGGGATGTGCTGTGGTGCGGCAGGGAGTACGGGCACGGGACCGCCCTCGAAGGGGTACGGATCATGTTCGTGCCCGTCGAGGAGCTTCGGGCCGGGATCCTCACGCACACCGTCGTACAGCTGCTGCGTACCCAGGGCGCCGCTGCCGGTGTCCAGCCCGACGCGCGGGAGATGCTCCGCCCGGTTCCCGCCCCGTCCCGGGACCTGTTCGAGAGGCTCGGGCCCGACGCCGCCCGCTGGGCCCTCCTCTCCGTCGCCGCGCACGACCACCCCTTGGCCGGGGACGAGCTGCTCACGCAGCACGAGGCCAATCCCCTCTTCCGGGTCCGGTACGCGTACTCACGTACCCGCGCCCTCACACGCAACGCCGCCCAGCTCGGCTTCGACAGCGATCCGCGGCAGCACGTCGACGCCCCCGCCCTCACCACCGCCATCGGCGACTACCCCGCCGTCCTCGCCTCCGCCGCACGCCTCCGCGCGCCCGACCGGCTCGCCCGGCATCTGGAGAGCACCGCCGACGCGCTCCTCGGCTTCCAGCACACCGTGCTGCCGTTCGGCGACGAGAAACCCTCGGCCGCCCACCGTTCCCGCCTCGCGCTCGCCGAAGCCGCCGGGACGGTGCTCGCCGGTGGCCTGTCCCTGCTCGGCATCGGCGCACCTGACTACCTGTGACAGAGAGACAGAAGAGACCAAAGACATGAGCCGTTCCGCACACCCCGCCGGGCCCCGTCACGCCGATGTCATGCCCGAGGGGCACTACTCCGCCCCGCCCACCGATCTCAACGTCCTCGACGAGAAGGTCTGGGCGAAGACCGTCACCAGGAACGACGACGGCGTCGTCTCCGTCGGCGGGATCGAAGTCCCCAGGCTCGCCGAGGAGTTCGGCACCCCCGCCTACTTCCTCGACGAGGCCGACTTCCGTGCCCGCTGCCGCGCCTGGGCCGACGCCTTCGGCAAGGATGCGGACGTGTTCTACGCCGGGAAGGCGTTCCTCTCCCGGGCGGTAGTGAAGTGGCTCTACGAAGAAGGACTCAACCTCGACGTCTGCTCCGGCGGCGAGCTCACCACCGCCCTCGACGCCGGTATGCCCGCCGAGCGCATCGCCTTCCACGGGAACAACAAGTCGACCGAGGAGATCGAAAGGGCCGTCGACGCCGGCGTCGGGCGCATCGTTCTCGACTCCTTCCAGGAGATCGTCCGCGTCGCGCACATCGCCCAGAGCCGCGGTAAGCGCCAGCGCGTCCAGATCCGCGTGACCGTAGGGGTGGAAGCGCACACGCACGAGTTCATCGCCACCGCGCACGAGGACCAGAAGTTCGGCATCCCGCTCGCGGGCGGGCAGGCCGCCGAAGCCGTACGGCGTGCCCTCAAGCTCGACGGGCTCGAGCTCATCGGCATCCACTCGCACATCGGCTCGCAGATCTTCGACACCTCCGGCTTCGAGGTGGCCGCCCATCGCGTCGTCCGCCTCCTGGCGGACATCAGGGACGAGCACGGGATCGAGCTGCCCGAGATCGACCTCGGCGGCGGCCTCGGTATCGCGTACACCTCCGACGACGACCCCCGCGAGCCGCACGACATCGCCAAGGCCCTCAACGAGATCGTCACCCGCGAGTGCGACGCCTCCAGGCTGCGCACCCCCCGGATCTCCGTCGAGCCCGGCCGCGCCATCGTCGGGCCCACCGCGTTCACGCTGTACGAGGTCGGCACCGTCAAGCCGCTCGAGGGCCTGCGGACGTACGTCTCCGTCGACGGCGGCATGTCGGACAACATCCGTACCGCCTTGTACGACGCCGAGTACAGCGTCGCGCTCGTCTCCCGCCGCTCCGACGCCCAGCCGATGCTGGCCCGCGTCGTCGGCAAGCACTGCGAGAGCGGCGACATCGTCGTCAAGGACGCCTTCCTGCCCGCCGACCTGGCGCCCGGCGACCTCATCGCCGTGCCCGCCACCGGCGCGTACTGCCGTTCCATGGCCAGCAACTACAACCACGCGCTGCGTCCGCCCGTCGTCGCCGTCAAGGGCGGCGAGGCGCGCGTGATCGTCCGGCGTGAGACGGAGGAAGATCTCCTGCGTCTCGACGTCGGATAGTTGAGATAGATGTCTCGCATGCCGGACGGGGGATAGAAACTCCCGTCCGGTGAGTGAGACTGGTCCACACCGTTGATGTACAGAAACGAGGTCGGATGATGCGTACGCGTCCGCTGAAGGTGGCGCTGCTGGGCTGTGGAGTGGTCGGCTCAGAGGTGGCGCGCATCATGACGACGCACGCCGACGACCTCGCCGCGCGCATCGGAGCCCCCGTCGAGCTCGCCGGGGTCGCCGTCCGCCGGCCCTCCAAGGTGCGGGAAGGCATTGACCCGGGCCTCATCACCACGGACGCGACAGCCCTGGTCAAACGCGGCGACATCGACGTCGTCATCGAGGTCATCGGCGGTATCGAGCCCGCCCGCTCCCTCATCACCGCCGCCTTCGAGCACGGCGCGTCCGTCGTCTCCGCCAACAAGGCGCTGCTCGCCGAGGACGGTGCGACCCTCTACGCCGCCGCCGAGGAGCACGGCAAGGACCTCTACTTCGAGGCAGCGGTCGCCGGTGCGATTCCGCTGATCAGGCCGCTGCGCGAGTCCCTCGCCGGCGACAAGGTCAACCGGGTGCTCGGCATCGTCAACGGCACGACCAACTTCATCCTCGACAAGATGGACAGCTCAGGGGCGGGGTATTCCGAGGCCCTCGACGAAGCCACCGCCCTGGGGTACGCGGAAGCCGACCCGACCGCCGACGTCGAGGGCTTCGACGCCGCCGCCAAGGCCGCCATCCTCGCCGGGATCGCCTTCCACACCCGCGTACGCCTCGACGACGTCTACCGCGAGGGCCTGACCGAGGTCACCGCCTCCGACATCGCCTCCGCCAGGCGCATGGGCTGCACCGTCAAGCTCCTCGCCATCTGCGAGCGCGCGTCCGACGGCAAGTCCGTCACCGCCCGCGTCCACCCGGCGATGATTCCGCTCAGCCACCCGCTCGCCTCCGTCCGCGAGGCGTACAACGCCGTCTTCGTCGAGGCCGAGGCCGCCGGGCAGCTGATGTTCTACGGTCCGGGCGCCGGCGGTTCGCCGACCGCGTCCGCGGTGCTCGGCGACCTCGTCGCCGTCTGCCGCAACAAGCTCGCCGAGTCCACCGGACCCGGCGAGTCCGCGTACACCCAGCTGCCCGTGAGCCCCATGGGCGACGTGGTGACGCGGTACCACATCAGCCTCGACGTGGCCGACAAGCCTGGCGTACTCGCCCAGGTCGCGACGGTCTTCGCCGAGCACGGCGTATCCATCGATACGGTACGTCAGCAAGGTCGACAGGACGGAAGCGGCGAGGCCTCCCTCGTCGTCGTCACCCACCGCGCGCCCGACGCCGCCCTCTCCGGGACCGTCGAGGCGCTGCGCAAGCTCGACACCGTGCGCGGTGTCGCCAGCATCATGCGTGTTGAAGGGGAGTAAGGGGCCCATGACGACCAACGGCACCCACCAGTGGCGCGGCATCATCGAGGAGTACCGGGACCGTCTCCCGGTGACGGACACGACGCCTGTCGTCACGCTGGGTGAGGGCGGCACGCCGCTCGTCCCGGCGCAGGTCCTCTCCGAGCGCACGGGCTGCGAGGTGCGCCTCAAGGTTGAGGGCGCCAACCCCACCGGGTCCTTCAAGGACCGCGGTATGACCATGGCCATCACCCGGGCCAAGGAGGAGGGCGCGCAGGCGGTCATCTGCGCCTCCACCGGCAACACGTCCGCCTCCGCGGCCGCCTATGCCGTACGGGCCGGAATGGTCTGCGCCGTCCTGGTGCCCCAGGGCAAGATCGCGCTGGGCAAGATGGGCCAGGCCCTGGTCTACGGCTCGCGGATCCTTCAGGTCGACGGGAACTTCGACGACTGCCTGAACCTGGCCCGCCGGCTGTCCGAGAACTACCCGGTGGCGCTGGTCAATTCGGTCAATCCGTACCGCATCGA
The Streptomyces lunaelactis genome window above contains:
- a CDS encoding response regulator — translated: MGKTRTQPCPPTYSRVVSGASGRVLVVDDNRVIRQLIRVNLELEGFEVVTAADGAECLDVVHRVRPDVVTLDVVMPRLDGLRTAARLRADPRTSHLPVAIISACTQYEVDSGLAAGVDAFLAKPFEPAELVRLVRQLMHREGPPSVDGRHGAGRAGSARG
- the lysA gene encoding diaminopimelate decarboxylase, producing MSRSAHPAGPRHADVMPEGHYSAPPTDLNVLDEKVWAKTVTRNDDGVVSVGGIEVPRLAEEFGTPAYFLDEADFRARCRAWADAFGKDADVFYAGKAFLSRAVVKWLYEEGLNLDVCSGGELTTALDAGMPAERIAFHGNNKSTEEIERAVDAGVGRIVLDSFQEIVRVAHIAQSRGKRQRVQIRVTVGVEAHTHEFIATAHEDQKFGIPLAGGQAAEAVRRALKLDGLELIGIHSHIGSQIFDTSGFEVAAHRVVRLLADIRDEHGIELPEIDLGGGLGIAYTSDDDPREPHDIAKALNEIVTRECDASRLRTPRISVEPGRAIVGPTAFTLYEVGTVKPLEGLRTYVSVDGGMSDNIRTALYDAEYSVALVSRRSDAQPMLARVVGKHCESGDIVVKDAFLPADLAPGDLIAVPATGAYCRSMASNYNHALRPPVVAVKGGEARVIVRRETEEDLLRLDVG
- the nrtL gene encoding ArgS-related anticodon-binding protein NrtL; this encodes MTPAELSRTVLHAVCRAVEDGVLRVPVPVPESVRVERPRPGGSGDYATNVALRLAGPAGRQPREVAEILRSRVAGTRGIERVEITGPGFLNFTLGEGAQQALVRDVLWCGREYGHGTALEGVRIMFVPVEELRAGILTHTVVQLLRTQGAAAGVQPDAREMLRPVPAPSRDLFERLGPDAARWALLSVAAHDHPLAGDELLTQHEANPLFRVRYAYSRTRALTRNAAQLGFDSDPRQHVDAPALTTAIGDYPAVLASAARLRAPDRLARHLESTADALLGFQHTVLPFGDEKPSAAHRSRLALAEAAGTVLAGGLSLLGIGAPDYL
- a CDS encoding homoserine dehydrogenase, whose translation is MMRTRPLKVALLGCGVVGSEVARIMTTHADDLAARIGAPVELAGVAVRRPSKVREGIDPGLITTDATALVKRGDIDVVIEVIGGIEPARSLITAAFEHGASVVSANKALLAEDGATLYAAAEEHGKDLYFEAAVAGAIPLIRPLRESLAGDKVNRVLGIVNGTTNFILDKMDSSGAGYSEALDEATALGYAEADPTADVEGFDAAAKAAILAGIAFHTRVRLDDVYREGLTEVTASDIASARRMGCTVKLLAICERASDGKSVTARVHPAMIPLSHPLASVREAYNAVFVEAEAAGQLMFYGPGAGGSPTASAVLGDLVAVCRNKLAESTGPGESAYTQLPVSPMGDVVTRYHISLDVADKPGVLAQVATVFAEHGVSIDTVRQQGRQDGSGEASLVVVTHRAPDAALSGTVEALRKLDTVRGVASIMRVEGE